In Candidatus Jidaibacter acanthamoeba, a genomic segment contains:
- a CDS encoding hemagglutinin repeat-containing protein, producing the protein MDELINKYIEESWLYIDQLVPCPGINDYIEIEDSDIVGEYAKVTLTSQTCLNNIHIHNTQAKNVIIEIKGDFFQIYNDIEVSGTPVESIIVKSSKGGYLKNIANKGGFKELSIEADSIENNDNQVSNQQKIFADNIKGTSIKLNVPHVLLRGNITADEQIAIDTVKGSQEAYAVVLDELGLLTTTSLSIDNLQNNLGVYISGKVHVKGDTQLNSTSGIIIGLKGEIYTDEATISAGSGDPKAGAAKREGIYLSGKLLSKNGINAKSTSGIYIDDNGTLLSDNGTITIETLGDGLKNRGNIVTNSLIEIIAQEGDIENHKLFKASNISIAINDKSSFINNLAIFTEGLFQIQQLGEYGGIYFNNGSFTQVGSINIENIPHSRVLEVKLRGAEVIVKDPNAQNQIKAEKLILEQDLYKKWYVFSHVRSYENTFSAYPVMNAAKIPELYQNHINSRQGDIKPADFDFISQRAFSVVSWGLGVYYPEGSGCRGTHYRGSSPAGSYALLGFFCWEECEYEARYEISGRSKLVIAGSLNLDSALVQNTLSDIVVRQNLSFLNAPDIKVYKDDMGRYGWQFNDKRDHENRYKIIYSCKFSPSGSVDSPIYAGNIKGVVNSIITASIGKTLPQLSIGDASFEHLKQQAGYILNEHKKERIRLEELESAKANQIINQLVKEGERTLIAYNANSVQELIYNLKTSQTIRKMFFADQGLDLKFMVDPESLNSNMWVIRDANSLPLDNDTGADELKLYPIITINGKLAPFFKPPVDIAKYLQDFGYQGKGLVLILGDTLYLEHLVRDAILSGIGLVQGLDYSNILKQLLDGALEEYTRLNIKQFEFPESKINELQKPILAPQETKECAGSLSCISFKLYLSEKALNSIKQGRTLSADGSINLDVKGDVAIDYLAQISAGKELNLDVKGKMVNFGMVSSETMQLIVAGDFINLNEIVTLTDLTIRAANVALVGVTQSRGNITIEAVNNIVLQSLYITAKESGASFKMASTEVTQNSETVAGGKIIIDAKNSLSVIGANIIGKDVELNAGNKVIVVPIEVYNEVTVWGKKYYYSYKSLKQMRSQITSLESDIEIVAGSGILLRGLNFISGKDGFLKSNGTLVVENPSEWESLEIMKKKRRGGLAGAFGGTKTTTTNKFFDIPLINFFYTTENFEAITGGDQVWQGFNLVAHSVKLEAGTPEHAAHIAMLPSYKTTIIEVHTKKTGFTFEFKNKMLSTWKHEQKGSIDKTQEVIPNIIQVEDKFFGYSHDGKWTQLSTNIEGIDGGRANKVIINATNIELGVAPSFESHFTYLNEFGTGVGFSATGGEFAVKSAVWMEKNSKLTESTKHKQSHIFANFIEMKADTIKDFAIIYDAIQMDQNARIIFHGIANDTYSECEKHQLLEVGVKLGIKTNIGRIFEIGKDLAKMKIGSPESYINAFFLGLEGYHKILQTLSSNKGNSNNNNQNGEGQKEGQNANGGATAGIWFYAHYEQQKSKSQTTIPVPTIINVQESLNSTSDELRMLATQVKAYNMYLKTKYLDIQGARAEYNAKSMSGQVDLEIPLTEGMTPSLSVAIQKGNQYQSLVMNAEIHVSGNLKIEVEGHANMQGVFLKASSLEASFESLTLGSMQDIIENESFGVNLGISLSNLNLNGIGVEHSKRDAHVVKRLTAMLGETKAHIVVAHALRLNGAMIANAQVNEDGSFTDHGHLTLKVGELFV; encoded by the coding sequence ATGGATGAATTAATTAACAAGTATATAGAAGAATCTTGGTTATATATTGATCAACTAGTCCCCTGCCCAGGAATTAACGATTATATTGAAATTGAAGATAGTGATATAGTTGGAGAATATGCGAAGGTAACTCTTACATCACAAACTTGTTTGAATAACATCCATATACATAACACTCAAGCAAAGAATGTTATAATAGAAATTAAAGGAGACTTCTTTCAAATATATAATGATATTGAAGTCTCAGGCACTCCTGTAGAAAGTATAATAGTAAAAAGTAGTAAAGGTGGATATTTAAAAAATATAGCAAACAAGGGTGGATTTAAAGAATTATCTATTGAAGCTGATAGTATTGAAAATAATGATAACCAGGTATCCAACCAACAAAAAATATTTGCTGATAATATAAAAGGCACCAGTATAAAGTTAAATGTTCCTCATGTATTACTTAGGGGAAATATAACAGCAGATGAACAAATAGCTATTGATACGGTTAAAGGCTCCCAAGAAGCGTATGCAGTTGTTCTTGATGAGTTAGGTTTATTAACAACCACTAGTTTAAGTATTGACAACTTACAAAATAATTTAGGAGTTTATATAAGCGGTAAAGTTCACGTTAAAGGTGATACACAATTAAATTCAACAAGTGGAATAATAATAGGTTTAAAGGGCGAGATATATACAGATGAGGCAACTATATCAGCTGGTTCAGGGGATCCTAAAGCAGGGGCTGCAAAGAGAGAAGGCATATATTTAAGTGGTAAGCTTTTAAGTAAAAATGGAATAAATGCTAAATCAACAAGTGGTATTTATATAGATGATAACGGCACTTTACTAAGTGATAACGGAACAATCACAATAGAAACATTGGGGGACGGGCTAAAGAACCGGGGTAATATAGTAACTAATTCTTTAATAGAAATTATTGCTCAAGAAGGAGATATAGAAAACCACAAATTGTTTAAGGCGAGTAATATCTCAATCGCAATAAATGATAAGAGTAGCTTCATAAATAACTTAGCTATATTTACGGAAGGTTTATTTCAGATACAACAATTAGGAGAGTATGGTGGAATATATTTTAACAATGGTTCATTTACTCAAGTAGGTAGTATTAATATAGAAAACATACCGCATAGCAGGGTATTGGAAGTTAAACTACGTGGTGCAGAAGTGATTGTTAAGGATCCGAATGCTCAGAACCAAATTAAAGCAGAAAAGCTAATACTTGAACAAGATTTGTATAAAAAGTGGTATGTATTTAGCCATGTCAGATCATATGAGAACACTTTTAGTGCATATCCGGTTATGAATGCTGCAAAAATTCCTGAATTATATCAAAATCATATAAATTCTCGCCAAGGCGATATTAAACCGGCGGATTTTGATTTTATATCTCAAAGAGCATTCAGTGTTGTTAGTTGGGGGTTAGGTGTGTATTATCCTGAAGGGAGTGGGTGCAGGGGCACGCACTACCGAGGGAGTTCTCCTGCTGGTAGTTATGCTTTACTTGGGTTTTTCTGTTGGGAGGAGTGTGAATATGAGGCACGCTATGAAATTTCGGGTAGATCGAAATTAGTGATTGCAGGCAGTTTAAACTTGGATTCAGCTTTAGTACAAAATACTTTATCTGATATAGTTGTTAGGCAGAATTTAAGTTTTTTAAATGCTCCAGATATAAAAGTATACAAAGATGATATGGGTAGATATGGGTGGCAATTTAATGATAAGAGAGACCATGAAAATCGGTATAAAATAATTTATAGCTGTAAATTTTCCCCAAGTGGTTCAGTAGATTCTCCAATTTATGCAGGCAATATAAAAGGTGTAGTTAATAGCATAATTACGGCATCTATAGGAAAAACCTTACCACAATTATCAATAGGAGATGCTTCATTTGAGCATTTAAAGCAACAAGCGGGTTATATACTTAATGAACATAAAAAAGAAAGAATTCGATTAGAGGAGTTAGAAAGTGCAAAAGCTAATCAGATAATAAATCAATTAGTGAAAGAAGGGGAGAGGACATTAATAGCATACAATGCTAACTCTGTTCAAGAGCTGATTTATAACTTAAAAACCTCCCAAACTATCCGTAAAATGTTCTTTGCCGACCAAGGTTTAGATTTAAAGTTTATGGTAGACCCTGAAAGCTTAAATAGCAATATGTGGGTAATACGAGATGCAAATTCTTTACCGCTAGACAATGATACCGGAGCAGATGAACTAAAACTATACCCTATAATTACTATTAATGGCAAATTAGCACCTTTCTTTAAACCTCCGGTGGATATAGCAAAATATTTACAAGACTTTGGTTACCAAGGTAAGGGTCTAGTTTTAATACTAGGTGATACTCTATACCTGGAGCACTTAGTAAGAGATGCAATTCTATCAGGTATAGGGTTAGTCCAAGGGTTAGACTATAGTAATATTTTAAAGCAGTTACTTGACGGAGCACTTGAAGAATATACTAGACTTAATATTAAGCAATTTGAATTCCCGGAAAGTAAGATCAATGAATTACAGAAGCCTATACTTGCACCCCAAGAAACAAAGGAATGTGCAGGAAGCTTATCATGTATATCTTTCAAGCTTTATTTGAGTGAAAAAGCTTTAAACAGTATAAAACAAGGTAGAACTTTATCAGCTGATGGCTCAATAAACCTTGATGTAAAAGGCGACGTAGCAATAGATTACTTAGCGCAAATCAGTGCCGGTAAAGAGCTCAACCTGGATGTTAAAGGAAAAATGGTTAATTTTGGTATGGTTTCATCTGAAACTATGCAACTTATTGTTGCAGGAGATTTCATTAACCTTAATGAAATAGTTACTCTTACTGATCTTACGATTAGAGCAGCTAACGTAGCATTAGTCGGGGTTACACAAAGCAGAGGGAATATTACTATAGAAGCAGTTAATAATATAGTATTGCAGAGTCTATATATAACTGCTAAAGAAAGCGGTGCAAGCTTTAAAATGGCATCCACAGAAGTAACACAGAATTCTGAAACAGTTGCAGGTGGCAAAATAATTATAGATGCTAAGAATTCATTATCAGTAATAGGAGCAAACATTATCGGTAAAGATGTTGAGCTTAATGCAGGTAACAAAGTGATAGTAGTTCCTATAGAAGTATATAATGAAGTTACTGTCTGGGGCAAGAAATATTATTATAGCTATAAATCTTTAAAGCAAATGAGATCTCAAATTACCTCTCTTGAGAGTGATATAGAGATAGTAGCCGGTAGCGGCATATTACTTAGAGGTTTAAATTTTATAAGCGGTAAAGATGGTTTTCTGAAATCTAATGGTACATTAGTAGTTGAGAATCCAAGCGAGTGGGAATCACTTGAGATTATGAAAAAGAAAAGAAGAGGAGGGTTAGCAGGAGCTTTTGGCGGTACTAAGACAACTACTACTAACAAATTCTTTGATATCCCTTTAATAAACTTCTTTTATACTACAGAAAATTTTGAAGCAATCACTGGTGGTGATCAAGTATGGCAAGGGTTTAATTTGGTTGCACATAGTGTAAAGTTAGAAGCAGGAACTCCTGAACATGCAGCACATATAGCAATGCTTCCGAGTTATAAGACAACAATAATAGAAGTACATACTAAAAAAACCGGGTTTACATTTGAATTTAAAAATAAAATGCTAAGCACTTGGAAGCATGAACAGAAAGGTAGTATTGATAAAACTCAAGAAGTGATCCCAAATATTATTCAAGTAGAAGATAAGTTTTTCGGGTACTCCCATGATGGTAAGTGGACGCAGCTTTCTACCAATATTGAAGGGATAGACGGAGGTAGAGCCAATAAAGTTATTATAAATGCGACTAATATTGAACTTGGTGTTGCACCGAGCTTTGAGAGCCATTTTACTTACTTGAACGAATTTGGAACGGGAGTAGGATTTTCTGCTACAGGAGGAGAGTTTGCGGTTAAGTCTGCAGTCTGGATGGAAAAAAACAGCAAATTAACTGAATCAACTAAGCATAAACAATCCCATATATTTGCTAACTTCATTGAGATGAAAGCAGATACTATAAAAGATTTTGCAATTATCTATGATGCAATTCAAATGGATCAAAATGCTAGGATTATTTTCCATGGTATCGCCAATGATACGTATAGTGAATGTGAGAAACATCAATTGCTTGAAGTAGGAGTTAAGTTAGGAATTAAAACTAATATAGGTAGAATATTTGAAATAGGTAAAGATTTAGCTAAAATGAAGATAGGTTCTCCTGAAAGCTATATCAATGCTTTCTTTTTAGGGCTTGAAGGGTATCATAAAATATTACAGACCCTTAGTAGTAATAAAGGCAATTCAAATAATAATAACCAAAATGGAGAAGGACAGAAAGAGGGTCAGAATGCAAATGGTGGAGCTACAGCCGGTATATGGTTTTATGCTCATTATGAACAACAGAAAAGCAAATCTCAAACAACAATACCTGTACCAACGATCATTAATGTACAAGAAAGCCTAAACAGCACCAGCGACGAGCTAAGGATGTTAGCTACTCAAGTTAAAGCATATAATATGTACTTAAAAACAAAGTATCTTGATATACAAGGTGCGAGGGCAGAATATAATGCGAAAAGCATGAGCGGACAAGTGGATCTTGAAATACCTCTTACAGAAGGAATGACACCAAGCTTATCTGTTGCTATCCAGAAAGGCAATCAGTATCAAAGTCTGGTTATGAATGCAGAAATACATGTCAGTGGAAACTTAAAGATAGAAGTTGAAGGACATGCAAATATGCAAGGTGTGTTTTTAAAAGCCAGTAGCCTTGAAGCAAGTTTTGAGAGTTTAACCTTGGGCTCTATGCAGGATATTATAGAAAATGAAAGCTTTGGAGTAAATTTAGGAATTAGTTTAAGCAACTTAAATTTAAATGGAATTGGAGTAGAACATAGCAAGCGTGATGCGCATGTAGTTAAGCGATTAACTGCAATGTTAGGTGAAACCAAAGCTCATATAGTAGTTGCCCATGCCTTAAGGCTAAACGGAGCAATGATAGCAAATGCACAAGTTAATGAAGACGGAAGTTTTACAGATCACGGACATTTGACCTTAAAAGTAGGTGAGTTATTTGTTC
- a CDS encoding ProQ/FinO family protein, which produces MDETNKLNSNTSNLIDNKAKKPKSSMSKEAYIQTLQFLITQFPNVFSDKNPKILKIKIHKDLKEKTNLSNNTIKHFLGKYCRTKKYKAALVETAPRYDLEGNIAGHVTIEETPKTPDKKLVIQKQ; this is translated from the coding sequence ATGGACGAAACTAATAAGCTAAATTCTAATACTTCAAACTTGATAGACAATAAAGCTAAAAAACCTAAAAGCTCTATGTCTAAAGAGGCTTACATTCAAACTTTACAATTTTTAATTACTCAATTTCCTAATGTATTCAGTGATAAGAATCCTAAAATACTTAAAATTAAAATTCATAAAGACTTAAAAGAAAAAACTAACTTAAGTAATAATACTATAAAGCATTTCTTAGGCAAATACTGCCGTACAAAAAAGTATAAAGCTGCTCTTGTTGAAACAGCACCACGCTATGACTTAGAAGGTAATATAGCAGGGCATGTAACTATAGAAGAAACACCTAAAACTCCTGATAAGAAATTAGTAATACAGAAACAATAG